In Arthrobacter sp. Marseille-P9274, the sequence CTCGGTCCACGGGGTGACGGACATGAGGATGATCAAGGCGCCGACGTAGAACAGGAGCACACGGATGGGGATGGAGTTGATGGCCTTGGGAAGGTTCTTCTCCGGGTCCTTGGCTTCCGCCGCCGTCGTACCCACCAGTTCGATGCCCACGAAGGCGAACACCGCGATTTGGAAGCCCGCCACGAAGCCCATGAACTCGTTCGGGAAGAAGCCGCCATGGCTCCACAGGTTGCTGAAGGCGGCCGGGCCGGCCGGGGACTCGAAACCGGTGAAGATCATGATCAGGCCGGTGACGATCAGCGCCACGATGGCGACGATCTTGATCATGGCGAACCAGAACTCGGTCTCGCCGAAGGCCCTGACGGTGGCCAGGTTCAGCAGCAGCAGGACGGCCACGGTGAAGATGCCCGGGATCCAGAGTTGGATGCCCGGAATCAGTTCGTCGGCGTAGCCGGCGATGGCGATGACGTCCGCGATGCCGGTGACGACCCAGCAGAACCAGTAGGTCCAGCCGGTGAAGAACCCGGCCCAGGGACCGAGCAGGTCAGCGGCGAAATCGCTAAAGGACTTGTAGTGGAGGTTGCTCAGCAGCAGCTCGCCCATCGCCCGCATGACGAAGAACAGCATGAAGCCGATGATCATGTAAACGAAGATCACGGAGGGGCCGGCCGCCGAAATGGTCTTCCCCGAGCCCATGAACAGGCCGGTGCCGATCGCACCGCCGATCGCGATCAGCTGGATGTGCCGGTTGGATAACTGCCGCGCGAGATGCGGCGGCTCGCCTGTCGTGGTGGATGCATGTGGCGTAGTCATGAGGAACTCCATGGTTCAAGTGGCACGGGCGCACCACGTTGATTAGGTTCCTCCCCACTCTGTATTGGACCTGAGAGATTCCGCGCCCCCTGCTTGCGCAGGAGCCGCTTGCACCGTCGGTGAGACAGGCTGCCGCCTGGCTGCTTTCCAGAGTTGCCTAGCCGCGGCGGTACATGGGCCTGAGAGATTCCCGGGGAGGGTTTGCTCCTACGGCGCCTGCCGAATGTACCGGCAGGACTCTCCCGCCGCAGATCGTAAGCATTATTGACTTATGGGTGACTGGGATCACAACTCAGAGTAGAGTGCGGCCCGGCCTCCCGCAAGCCGGTTGCGTGAAGGGCGTCATATTCCGGAAACAGAGTCCGGCGGCCCGCCGTGCAAAGCTGTCAGCCCCGTTCGGCGAACGGCGGCACGTGGTGACCTGGCCCGAAAGGCCTGAACCAGTCCTCGAACTTCATCGACGGAGCCCCTTCGGGGCTGGCCTCCGGATCATTTTCGAAGCCGTCCATGGCCGGGTCGAAAAGCATCATGGAGTCGGCGAAACGCAGGAAGAAGTGTTCGAGCCCGGCCACCCAGTCCGGCGGCAGGTCGGCCTCGAGCTCCAGTTCGTCGGCCAGGAATTCCGCCTCGGCGAGAAGGCAGCGCAGCCCGAGCTCCTGGGCCACGCAGGACGGTTCCTTCCAGCCGGCGGCCAGGTTCATCGTGAGGTCGGTGCAGACGGTGAGGAACCGGGCCGCGAAACGTGCGTCGTAGTGGTGCGCGTACTGCGGCGGCAGGTTGCCGAGGACGTAGGTCTCGTCAATGTCCCTGGCCGTCGGTTCCCGGCCCCTGAGCAGGTCTATGTCGTTGAACAGCTCGTCGATCATGCCGGCGCCCGCATGCCAGAGCAACCCGGCCAGCACCCGGGCCCGGTGCCGCGACAGCTCGCGCTCCGCCTCGGGCGCCGCGGCATCGTAGCCGAGCCGCTCGAGAGCGATCCCGCCAGCCCGGCCCGCGGCTTCCAGCAAGGTGGCCACGGCGTTGCCGCTGATTCCGGTGTCCGCCGGCTCCCGCCCGCCCTCTGCCCCGGCGGCATGGGGCATAACGGAGTCCGCCACCCCGTGGCCCTCCGCCGGCTCGACCTTGCCGCGCAGGATCCGGATGCCCGGGACATCCGCCGCGATGGCCAGCGGATCCATGGCAACGGCGAGGGCGGCGAACAGGTCAGTCGAGGCCAGAGCCACGTGTTCGGGTGTTTCGGCTTTGACGACGGCGTAGCTCCGCAGCTCCCCCGGGTCGGTGATGTCCACGTCTATGGCGATGTGGATCGACGCCGCGATGGGCCTCTCCGGGTCATTCATGCGTAACACCCTACTCCCGCTGGCGCCTGCCACGACGGAAAGAAGCAGGCCCGGACTGGTCAGCCCTCGCAGCCGACCCCGTCGCCGTTGCCGTCGAACTTGGTGCTCCAGCCGGGGTCGCCCACCCGGATGGGCGCTGCGCCGCGGGCCTTCACCTCGGCGCAGTTCTTGTACTCGATGGCTGGGAGGGTCACTCCGCCGCCATCGGCCGGGACCCGTTGGTCCGCGCAGGATGAGGTTAGGACCTTCTTGATGGCGTCGTACTCGGCCCGGGTCATCCAGAGACCGTACTTGGCTTTCACCGCGGTCTGCAGGGCAACGTACTCGCAGCGGAAGCCCTTGTTCGGCGGCAGCCAGGTCGCAGCGTCGCCGTCGCCCTTGGCGCCGTTCGTGGGACCGTCGGCGGCCCTCAGGTTCAGCGGATCGTTGGCGAACGCTTCGCGTTGTCCGGAGGAGAGCTTCCGGGCGCCCTTCTGCCACGCATCCGAGAGGGCGACGACGTGGTCGATCTGGACCAGGGTGCTGGTCTTGTTGCCGCGGACAAAGTCGATCGTCTTGCCGGTGTACGGATCGGCAAGGGTGCCGGTCAGGACGACGCAGTCCTTGGTGCCGGGCTTGAAAGTCTCGTTGGCCAAGTCGCGGGCGAGAACATCATTCCGGGCGTCGCAGCCATTGTGGTCCGGATCCAGCCACCCCTCGCCGAACTGCTCACGCGAGTATCCGGTCTTCGGGGCGCGGCCCTTGACCGGGATCGTCGCGAGCTGCTCCAGCGCGGTACCGGCCTCGGCCGCCCCGGCCGCCGCCGGCACTTGGGCGTCGTAGCCCGGAGTACAGGCCGCCAGCGATGCGGCTGCGAGGAAGGCAGTGGTCAGGGAGAGGGCACGACGGCGGAAAGTCTGCATGATCCTTCGGTGTACGGGGAGACCCGGCGGATCCCATCCTCCAGCCTATGATCCCGTCGCCCGAACGCGGGGCAGGCTCGCTCTGCACGGACGTCTGGGAGTCCGCGCTGACAGCCCCGGACGGAGATGGGCGCCGGCGGTGTGCGCACCTTAAAGCCGCAGGATCCAATGAGCCACAAAGGCGCGTAACCGGCGCGGCCGGTCACGGACAACCTGCTAGGGGGCGGGATCGGAGTCTCGCTCCGGCGGATGGTGACCAGCGGCAGCGGCGCGTACGTCGCCCTCGTCGTGCCCACCCTTCTTCTTACCGAAAGGCAGCACCTTCAGCAGCGGGTGCAGGACGGCCATAACGACGAGGCCCCAGACGAGTCCCAGGATGGCCGAGCACAAGGTGTTCACCAGCCATGCCAAGGCGCCGCCGGCCACCGGGATTGCTGCGAAGGGGGCCTCGAGGACGTGGACCAGGTCGTACGGCGCATGCCAGCCGAGGTCGTGCGCCCCCTGGAGCATGATGTGGCCGCCGACCCACAGCATGGCGATTGTCCCAACGAAGGTGATCGCACCCAGCACGGCAGGCATGCCCTTGACGAGCAGCCGGCCAAAGCGCTGCGAGCCCGCGGAGTCCTTGGTAGTCAGGTGCACGCCGATGTCGTCCATCTTGACGATGAGCGCGACGGCGCCGTACACGAGCACCGTGATCGCGATCGCCACGACGACCAGGATGACCGCCCGGACCAACAGGGACTGGTCGGCCACCTCGTTCATGGAGATGACCATGATCTCGCAGGACAGGATGAAGTCGGTCGTGATCGCACCCTTGACGACCTTGCCCTCCGCAGCCCGGCCCCGCTCAACGGCCGGAGCCTCTTCGCCACCGTGGTGCCCGCGGAGCCTGTGCCAGACCTTCTCGGCACCTTCGTAACAGAGGTAGGTGCCGCCCAGCATCAGGATGAACGGGATGACCGCCGGAATGAAAGCGCTGATGAGCAGCAGCGCCGGAAGGATGATCAAGAGCTTGTTCCGCAGCGAGCCCCAGAAGATCTTCTTGATCATCGGCAGTTCGCGGGACGGGTCCGTCCCGGACACGTACTGCGGCGTGACGGCGGCGTCGTCGATCACCACGCCCGCGGCCTTCGTCCCGGCCTTGGCCGCTCCGGCGGCGACGTCGTCTACCGAGGCGGCCGCGATGCGGGCCAGGGCTGCGACGTCGTCGAGCAGGGCGACGAGACCGCCGCTCACAGGTCTCCCCCGAACTGCTCGACGGCGGACTGCTGGGCGCGGCTGGCACGTGTGATCGGCATGCTTCGAGTATAAGTTGGCGACCGGCTCAGGCGGGCAGCCGGCGCGGAGTTGGAGCCACGATCCGGAGGACGCCGGGTGGTCGCAACTGCCGCTGGCTGAGCCGAAATCCGGCCCACCGGCCATGGCTGAATTCGACTTCAGGAAAGCCCGCGGATAACACCGGAAATGTTCCGGACACCCGCTCGAACAGGTAAGGACCACCGATGGAACAACTTTTGACGATCATGCCGACCCTGCTGACCGCAGCGGCACTCCTCATCACCTTTGCAGGGATGGCGTGGATCCGGGGACGGCAGAGGAAAGTCCTCGCCGAGGTCAGGGCCATGAGTGACAACCAGCTGCGAGAGCTGCCCCTCGCCGACCTTGCCCGGAAACGCCTGAAGATCGGGTCGCTGAGAGGGCGTCAGCCGAAGAAAACATCCACATCGAAGTCCAGTTCTCCCGCATCAAGGACGCCCACTGAGGAGCTTGACCTACTGCCGCGGCGAATCAGTCGTGGCATGCCTAGCCGGCGAGCGTGCCGCTAACCGTAGTTTTCCAGCGAGGCATCCCTGGCGAGTTCGGGGACGGCTGGTCCAGCCCGGGCGTCACGGCCTGATTGACTCCCACCGGGTCTTCCAGTTCCTGCTCGTCAACCAGCTGCCCTACGAACTCACCGTCCTGCGGGAGCCCGCACGGTGAGCCGGCCCGCAGTTCCATCCTGCCCGCTGATCGGAAAAGGCCTCTCGAGGTCAATGCACGAGCGTACTGAGCCAGATAATGATCAAGCCCAAGGCCGAGGTAGTGGCGGCGTTGAGCAGCCGGAGCGGCCAGCGTTTGCGACGCCGGGCGGCGTTGGCGTAGCCCAGCACAGCGAGGATCCCGACACCGACCCACAGGGCGACGTAATAGGCCACGTACTCGTCGAGTACTCCGGCTGTGGCCAGCAGCAGGAAGAAGGCCGGCAGGAGCATCGCAAGCACCATGCCGGCCGAATGCCGGGCGGTGTCTAGGACCGTAGCCCAGACCGCCTTGCGGGGGCGCTCGGCCGACCGATTGCCCGCAACCACACCGGAGTAAATGTGGGACAGCCAAAAAACGCCGACGGTACCGAGGGTGAACAGGAAGACTTCCAGGTCAGTCTCGTATTTCCAGCCGACGGCAATCAGGGCGCTGACCAGCACCGTGCCGTAGATGGCGTGCTCGGTTTCGTAGGTACGCAGCAGAGCGGCCGCGGGCCGGGCGACGCCGTGCGCGGCGCGCCGGGTCAAGCGGCGGGCACGTGATGGCAAGGTCACTGCGTCGGAATCGATCGCGTCAGGATTGGCACCGGCCATTGCTGTCCTTCGCACGGCTCTTGCCCCCACTTGATCCTACGGTAGCGGCCCGGGCTGCCGCGGTCCAGAGGACGCGTTATTTAGGCGCTGGTACCAGCCAATAGCCGCGCAAACAGTGGAGCCTAGGGGAATCGAACCCCTGACCTTTTCATTGCGAACGAAACGCTCTACCAACTGAGCTAAGGCCCCGAGTAACTGCGTAGATCATATGACCGCCGTGGCCGAATCACCAAAACCGAATGCAGCGAGACCCCCGCTCCATCCGGCAGGCATCCGGCTGGATCGGGGGTCTTCAGCTGTGAACAACCAGGTTGGATCCTTGCGGGATCCGTCCACAGATCGTCGGCGGGGTGGGCCGGTTTCACTGCACCTTGGCGGGCGGAAGCTTGTGGCTCGTCCCGCGTTGCACCCAATTCGAGCACCACGGCAGCAATCGGTGCAATAGTTGCCTTATCGGTTGGTCAATCTGATCAACGATGAAGCGGGACACCGGACAGGGAGTGGTCAGATTGCAGCAGCTGGACCCGACGGACCGCCGGATCATCCTTGCGTTGGATGAGGATCCGCGCATTCCGGTCATGCTGCTCGCCCAGAAGCTCGGGCTGGCGCGCGGCACGGTCCATTCCCGGATCGAGCGGATCAAGGCGGCGGGCATCCTCCGTCCCCATTCGGCGCGGATCCTCCCGGAGGCCACCGGACGAGGGGTGATGGCCATGGTGAGCGCGGAACTGGACCAAAGCAAGCTCAACAAGGCCGTCGAGGCGCTGCGAAAAATCCCCGAGGTCCTCGAATGCCATGCCCCGGCCGGCGACACGGACCTGCTCATCCGGGTGGTGGCGAAGAGCCCGGACGATCTCTATCGGGTCAGCGAGGAGATCCGGCTCTGCCCCGGCATCACGCGGACTTCCACACAGATGTTCCTCCGCGAGGTGATCCCGTACCGGACCACGGGACTGCTCCAGGAGGACTGAGTCCGCAAGACCGGCCCCCGGAGGGGACGGCTGTCAGGCGAAGAATTGCACCAGGACGCCGATGGTCCAGATGCTGCCGGCGGCAAACGCGCAGCCGAGCTCCACAATGATTCCGATCCCCATCGCCTTGAGGGCGACCCCGCTCGAGGTCAGGGCGCGGCCGAAGTCGCGCTGCCGGAGGAACTCGCTGAGCAGCAAGCCCGCCGCGAAGCCGATGAAGAGGCCCAGCACCGGGATCACGAACATGCCCACCAGTCCCACGACAATGCCGACCACGATCGAGTGGTTGGGGATCCTGCGGGCCTTGAGCCGTTTCCCGGTCAGCACGGCGCTGGCCGTCATCCCGATGGCCACCAGCACCGCGCCCAGTCCGAAGACGACCCAACCGACCGTGTTCTGCAGCACCAGCGCCCAGATCAGCAGGCTAATGGCGATGGTGATGCCGCCGGGCAGGACCGGAACCACGATGCCGGCGACGCCGACCGCGATGAGCAGTCCGCAGATGACGGTGGTGATGATCTGGGCTTCCATACGCCCAGCCTAAGCGGCTTCGCGGGCCTCTTCCGCCTTGGCGGCACGTTCGCGCCGCTTCCGGCGCCACAGCAGGAAGACCAGCACTCCCAGCAGCAGGATCGCAATAACGACGGCGGCGGCCGGCGAAGCGAGCACCAAACCCAGCCATGCGGCTACTGCCGCGAGGCCGACTGTGGCATAAACCACGGCCCAAATGATGCTGCCGGCCACAACGGCGGGCAGGAAGCGGACCAGGTGCATGCGGGCGATGCCTGCGCTGGCAATCACCGCCGTCTGCAGGCCGATGGTGAGGAAGCACAGCGTCACGGCGAACGGCCCGAACCTGTCCATCAGGCGTTCCGCGCGCTTCATCACCGGGCTGTCGAGGTGCTTCTCGAGGGACGTGCGGCGGGCACCGGCGGCGGCGCCGCGGCCCAGCCAGTAGGTCGCGTTGGAGCGGACCATGGCGCCGCAGAAGAGGGCGAGGATGGCCCATCCCAGCGGCAGCTCAAGGAAGATGTCCATCGCCCTCCTTTCCGCGGATGCCGGCCCGTTAATTCTACCGTCCGTAGAATCGGCCGGATGACCCCTCCGCGGCGGTAACGTCCTGCGCGGCGACGATTATTCCGCCGCTACGGCCCTTACCGCACGCCCTTGATCTTGACCACGAACACCGCTCCCAGCAATCCGATGACGGCCGCGAGCACGAACAGGGCCGTATAGCCGCCGAGGTACAGCACCACGGGAGCCGCGACCAGCGGGGCGAAGACCTGCGGGGACGAGTTGGCGATGTTGATGACGCCCAGGTCCTTGCCGCGGTCGGCGGCGCTGGGCAGCACCTGCGTCAGCAGCGCGAAATCGACTGCGAGGAACATGCCGAAGCCGGCGCCCAGGACGGCGGCGGCGACCAGCGCCGTCGGCCAGGTCTGCCAAAGCGCCACCAGGATCGACGCCGTCGCGATGGTCGCGGCGGAGGCGATGACAAACGGCTTCCGCCGGTCGATCCGGTCGCTCCAGGGCCCGCCGATGACCGCGGTGACGATGACCATCAGCGCGTAGATGCCGGTCAGCAGCAGCACGCCGGCCGCCGGGTCGGGGTGCCCCACGGCGTCCTGCAGGAAGAAGAACAGGTAGAGCGTGAACAGGTTGTTGCCCAGGTTGACCAGGAACCGCGTCAGCCAGGCCCAGCCGAAGTCAGGGTGGCGGCGCGGGGAAATGTAAAAGCTCTTCAGGAACCGGCCCCAGGCAAACGGCGGACGCAGCGCCGGGTCCAGCGGCACATCACGGCCCTTCACCAGGAACATCACCACGCTCAGGAGCAGGAACACCGCGCAGTAGATGTAGCCGAGGACGAAGCCGCCGGCCAGGTTGGCCAGCACCGCCCCGAAGACGATGCCGACGGTCTGCCCCATGGCCGCCAGCCCGCCGACCTGGCCGCGCTGCAGCGCAGGGACCCGGTCCGGAATGCCTGCCGTCACCGCGGCGTAGGCGCCGTTGCAACCCGCCTGCACCAGGCACCAGGCCGCCACCATGACGGCGATGGTCGGGGCGCCGGCCAGCAGGAGCAGGGCGGCAAAAGCCAGCAGCGCGCCGCCCAGCACCCAGGGCACCCGGCGTCCCAGCGCCGACGTCGTACGGTCGCTGAAGGCGCCGGCGATGGGATTGGCGACCAGCGAAACGGCGGCCCCGAAACCGGTGGCCAGCGCCAGGACGGCCTCCTTGTTGGCCGCATCGAAGGACTGGGCCTGCTGCGCGAGGAGCACCTGCAGCGGACCGAAGAAGGCCGCGTTGATGCCGACGTTGACGAGGATAACCCCCGTGATCCAGCCGGGGCCGACCCGCCGCGTCGGTTCGGCGAAGGCGGCCGCCGGCACCCCAGCGCCGGGCACCCCTCCGGGACTGGTCATGCGGGCGCTC encodes:
- a CDS encoding DUF808 domain-containing protein; this translates as MSGGLVALLDDVAALARIAAASVDDVAAGAAKAGTKAAGVVIDDAAVTPQYVSGTDPSRELPMIKKIFWGSLRNKLLIILPALLLISAFIPAVIPFILMLGGTYLCYEGAEKVWHRLRGHHGGEEAPAVERGRAAEGKVVKGAITTDFILSCEIMVISMNEVADQSLLVRAVILVVVAIAITVLVYGAVALIVKMDDIGVHLTTKDSAGSQRFGRLLVKGMPAVLGAITFVGTIAMLWVGGHIMLQGAHDLGWHAPYDLVHVLEAPFAAIPVAGGALAWLVNTLCSAILGLVWGLVVMAVLHPLLKVLPFGKKKGGHDEGDVRAAAAGHHPPERDSDPAP
- a CDS encoding DedA family protein, with the protein product MDIFLELPLGWAILALFCGAMVRSNATYWLGRGAAAGARRTSLEKHLDSPVMKRAERLMDRFGPFAVTLCFLTIGLQTAVIASAGIARMHLVRFLPAVVAGSIIWAVVYATVGLAAVAAWLGLVLASPAAAVVIAILLLGVLVFLLWRRKRRERAAKAEEAREAA
- a CDS encoding Lrp/AsnC family transcriptional regulator, with the translated sequence MKRDTGQGVVRLQQLDPTDRRIILALDEDPRIPVMLLAQKLGLARGTVHSRIERIKAAGILRPHSARILPEATGRGVMAMVSAELDQSKLNKAVEALRKIPEVLECHAPAGDTDLLIRVVAKSPDDLYRVSEEIRLCPGITRTSTQMFLREVIPYRTTGLLQED
- a CDS encoding DUF1524 domain-containing protein, coding for MQTFRRRALSLTTAFLAAASLAACTPGYDAQVPAAAGAAEAGTALEQLATIPVKGRAPKTGYSREQFGEGWLDPDHNGCDARNDVLARDLANETFKPGTKDCVVLTGTLADPYTGKTIDFVRGNKTSTLVQIDHVVALSDAWQKGARKLSSGQREAFANDPLNLRAADGPTNGAKGDGDAATWLPPNKGFRCEYVALQTAVKAKYGLWMTRAEYDAIKKVLTSSCADQRVPADGGGVTLPAIEYKNCAEVKARGAAPIRVGDPGWSTKFDGNGDGVGCEG
- a CDS encoding MFS transporter, with the protein product MTSPGGVPGAGVPAAAFAEPTRRVGPGWITGVILVNVGINAAFFGPLQVLLAQQAQSFDAANKEAVLALATGFGAAVSLVANPIAGAFSDRTTSALGRRVPWVLGGALLAFAALLLLAGAPTIAVMVAAWCLVQAGCNGAYAAVTAGIPDRVPALQRGQVGGLAAMGQTVGIVFGAVLANLAGGFVLGYIYCAVFLLLSVVMFLVKGRDVPLDPALRPPFAWGRFLKSFYISPRRHPDFGWAWLTRFLVNLGNNLFTLYLFFFLQDAVGHPDPAAGVLLLTGIYALMVIVTAVIGGPWSDRIDRRKPFVIASAATIATASILVALWQTWPTALVAAAVLGAGFGMFLAVDFALLTQVLPSAADRGKDLGVINIANSSPQVFAPLVAAPVVLYLGGYTALFVLAAVIGLLGAVFVVKIKGVR
- the cycA gene encoding D-serine/D-alanine/glycine transporter, producing the protein MTTPHASTTTGEPPHLARQLSNRHIQLIAIGGAIGTGLFMGSGKTISAAGPSVIFVYMIIGFMLFFVMRAMGELLLSNLHYKSFSDFAADLLGPWAGFFTGWTYWFCWVVTGIADVIAIAGYADELIPGIQLWIPGIFTVAVLLLLNLATVRAFGETEFWFAMIKIVAIVALIVTGLIMIFTGFESPAGPAAFSNLWSHGGFFPNEFMGFVAGFQIAVFAFVGIELVGTTAAEAKDPEKNLPKAINSIPIRVLLFYVGALIILMSVTPWTEFEAGRSPFIGMFSLAGLGMAATIINLVVLTSAMSSANSGVYSTSRMVYGLAQEGDAPTVLGKLSSRKVPQNALFVSCVLLLSGVVLLYAGKDIALAFEMVTTVSAVCFMFVWSIILASYLAFRKRRARLHDESKFKMPGGIAMVWVVFAFFAFVLWALTTQPDTLTALLVTPLWFVVLGIAWLMLRRRPAHLARYEAFQADLEAEAKLEAEARRAAAADAQ
- a CDS encoding DUF456 domain-containing protein; translated protein: MEAQIITTVICGLLIAVGVAGIVVPVLPGGITIAISLLIWALVLQNTVGWVVFGLGAVLVAIGMTASAVLTGKRLKARRIPNHSIVVGIVVGLVGMFVIPVLGLFIGFAAGLLLSEFLRQRDFGRALTSSGVALKAMGIGIIVELGCAFAAGSIWTIGVLVQFFA